CGGCGGGCACGTTGACATTTAGGAGGCAACCGTCGCTGAGGGGAGCCTGGATGAGCTGGTGGATCAGCTGCACGGCAAAGTCCGCAGCGGGCTGGAACTCTTGGGCGGTGTAGCTGGCAAGGCTAAGGGCGATCGCCGGAATTCCCTCAATAATGCCTTCCATGGCTGCGGAGACTGTTCCGGAATACAAGACATCGGTTCCTAGGTTGGAGCCGTGGTTAATGCCGGACACAACAAAATCTGGCATTTCGTCCAGGAGCGCCCAGATCGCCAGCTTCACGCAGTCGGCGGGGGTGCCGGAGCAGGCCCACGCCTGGACGCTGGGATGGAAGAGGCCCGTCACGGCCTCGGCCCGAATGGGCTTGTGGAGGGTCAGGCCGTGGCCCGTGGCCGATCGCTCGCGATCGGGACAGACGACCTTCACGTCGTGGCCAGCAGCGGCTAGGGTATTGGCAAGAGTGCGAATGCCAAGGGCGAAGATGCCATCGTCGTTGCTAACCAGAATTTTCATGAAACGCGAACCTTGGGGGACAGCGGTGCTACAGCCAGTTGTACCCGAATCTTCTGAATGGGGGCAAATGGGGCAGAGCCTGAAGGGCCAGAGACCCTGCGATCGCCGCTGATAATCCTGGGGCGAAGGCGGCCGCAAGACCCCTCCGCCCTCTACACTGAAATAAAGGCAAGCTGCCGATGTGATTTGGGCAGCCTAGCCATCCACTGACGGCTTTACCCACCCTAAACAACTAGCATGACGACCCTCGACCTAGACGCTCAACTCGCGACGCTCCAACAGGACGCTGAGCAGGCGATCGC
This genomic stretch from Geitlerinema sp. PCC 7407 harbors:
- the surE gene encoding 5'/3'-nucleotidase SurE, which gives rise to MKILVSNDDGIFALGIRTLANTLAAAGHDVKVVCPDRERSATGHGLTLHKPIRAEAVTGLFHPSVQAWACSGTPADCVKLAIWALLDEMPDFVVSGINHGSNLGTDVLYSGTVSAAMEGIIEGIPAIALSLASYTAQEFQPAADFAVQLIHQLIQAPLSDGCLLNVNVPAVPASAIAGVAIAHQGVRRYIDVFEKRVDPRGKTYYWLSGEAIEDLESQPPEITAQTPLDVHAIRQNYITVTPLQYNLTDVSRLATLQSLQQLSWHPPASPAPSKTEQATPG